In Fimbriiglobus ruber, a genomic segment contains:
- a CDS encoding alkaline phosphatase family protein, with translation MQPIVLVNAVGLTPRLLPHAPRLSALAQTGWSVPLGEATPAVTCTAQASILTGEPVNRHGVVANGWFFRDTAEVRFWQQSNRLIQAEPLYATAKARASERGRAFKSAKLFWWFNQGAAVDVSVTPKPWYGVDGNKVFGITGTPVGRSEEIEAKLGRFPFHTFWGPMSGLPCTQWIARCAAEVLAHDKSDLTLVYLPHLDYEPQRRGPSGCDMPKLVKELDDACAPLLEAAKAAGAQVWVVSEYGHCDVTRPVYPNRVLRDAGLLAVRDGPFGEQLDVYGSRAFAVCDHQLAHVYVQSPADVPRVRDVLGAVSGVGKVLAGEERATYQLDHPRSGEIVALSTPDAWFAYPFWQDDRLAPDYARAVAIHHKPGFDPCELFFDPKFSFPKLHAARRLVQKKLGFRMTLDVVPLDASIVRGSHGLPAANPLDGALLIGHGTKPNAATVP, from the coding sequence ATGCAACCCATCGTTCTCGTCAACGCCGTCGGCCTCACCCCCCGCCTTTTGCCCCACGCACCGCGGCTTTCTGCGCTCGCCCAGACCGGCTGGTCGGTCCCGCTGGGCGAGGCCACGCCGGCGGTGACGTGTACCGCCCAGGCGTCGATCCTGACCGGGGAACCCGTGAACCGACACGGGGTTGTGGCGAACGGCTGGTTCTTCCGGGACACGGCCGAGGTCCGCTTCTGGCAGCAGTCGAACCGGCTAATCCAGGCGGAGCCCCTGTACGCGACGGCCAAGGCCCGTGCTTCCGAGCGCGGCCGGGCGTTCAAGTCCGCAAAATTGTTCTGGTGGTTCAACCAGGGGGCGGCCGTCGACGTCAGCGTGACGCCGAAGCCGTGGTACGGGGTGGATGGCAACAAAGTCTTCGGCATCACCGGCACGCCGGTCGGCCGGTCGGAAGAAATCGAGGCGAAGCTCGGCCGGTTCCCGTTCCACACCTTTTGGGGGCCGATGTCCGGCTTGCCGTGTACGCAGTGGATCGCCAGGTGTGCGGCCGAGGTACTTGCTCACGACAAGTCCGACCTGACCCTCGTTTACCTGCCGCACCTCGATTACGAACCGCAGCGACGAGGCCCCTCCGGCTGCGACATGCCGAAACTCGTGAAGGAACTCGACGACGCCTGCGCCCCGCTTCTTGAAGCGGCTAAAGCAGCTGGGGCACAGGTCTGGGTGGTGAGCGAGTACGGCCACTGCGATGTGACCCGCCCGGTCTACCCGAACCGCGTCCTGCGTGACGCCGGCTTGTTGGCCGTCCGCGACGGCCCGTTCGGCGAGCAACTCGATGTCTACGGCAGCCGGGCGTTCGCGGTCTGCGACCACCAACTCGCGCACGTCTACGTCCAGTCGCCCGCCGACGTGCCGCGGGTGCGAGACGTACTCGGCGCGGTGTCTGGAGTCGGCAAAGTGCTGGCCGGCGAGGAGCGGGCGACCTACCAGCTCGACCACCCGAGGTCCGGCGAAATCGTGGCGTTGTCGACACCGGATGCGTGGTTCGCGTACCCGTTCTGGCAGGACGACCGGCTCGCCCCGGACTACGCACGGGCGGTCGCGATTCACCACAAGCCCGGGTTCGACCCGTGCGAGTTGTTCTTCGACCCGAAGTTCAGTTTCCCCAAGCTCCACGCCGCCCGGCGGCTGGTTCAAAAGAAGCTCGGCTTCCGCATGACGCTCGACGTGGTCCCGCTCGACGCCAGCATCGTCCGCGGCAGCCACGGACTCCCGGCCGCGAACCCGCTCGACGGAGCCCTCCTCATCGGTCACGGAACGAAGCCCAATGCGGCGACGGTGCCATGA
- a CDS encoding DUF1553 domain-containing protein: MVNRLWHHHFGTGIVDTPSDFGRNGSTPTHPELLDWLASELVTPTVGKAKPWSLKHIHRLIVTSTAYRQEGRATDAGMKVDASSRLLWRYPPRRLEAEAIRDAILATSGKLDLTMGGPGFDLFESNTNYVKLYTPKASFGPETFRRMVYWSKPRMHVDDTFGTFDCPDGGQIAPKRTASTTPLQALSLLNSPFTIQQAGFFAARVETEAGNDPAARVRAAFRRTLQRDPSRDEAAAAARLVEKYGLPALCRALFNANEFVFVD; encoded by the coding sequence ATGGTCAACCGCCTCTGGCACCACCACTTCGGAACCGGCATCGTCGACACGCCGAGCGACTTCGGCCGCAACGGCTCCACCCCGACGCACCCGGAACTCCTCGACTGGCTCGCGAGCGAACTGGTGACTCCCACAGTCGGTAAGGCGAAGCCCTGGTCACTGAAACACATTCACCGGCTGATCGTGACCAGCACGGCGTACCGGCAAGAGGGCCGCGCGACGGACGCCGGGATGAAAGTCGACGCGAGTTCGCGGCTGTTGTGGCGGTACCCGCCGCGCCGCCTGGAAGCCGAGGCGATCCGCGACGCGATCCTCGCCACCAGTGGAAAGCTCGACCTGACGATGGGCGGGCCGGGGTTCGACCTCTTCGAGTCGAACACCAATTACGTCAAGCTGTACACGCCCAAAGCGTCGTTCGGACCGGAAACATTCCGCCGCATGGTCTACTGGAGCAAGCCGCGGATGCACGTGGACGACACGTTCGGAACGTTCGACTGCCCGGACGGCGGCCAGATCGCCCCGAAGCGGACCGCATCCACGACCCCGCTCCAGGCGCTGAGCCTCCTGAACAGCCCGTTCACCATCCAGCAGGCCGGGTTCTTCGCTGCCCGGGTGGAAACGGAAGCCGGCAACGACCCGGCCGCCCGGGTCCGTGCCGCGTTCCGGCGCACCCTCCAACGCGACCCGTCCCGCGACGAAGCCGCGGCGGCCGCCCGCCTGGTCGAAAAGTACGGCCTCCCGGCCCTCTGCCGGGCGCTGTTCAACGCCAACGAATTCGTCTTCGTGGACTGA
- the odhB gene encoding 2-oxoglutarate dehydrogenase complex dihydrolipoyllysine-residue succinyltransferase, translating to MAVELIKVPSPGESVTEGRIAKWYKPDGSAVKVDEPLFELESDKAAQTVTAQVAGVLKIKVPEGDTVPIGAVVGEIDSAGTPAASAAPAQATPKPTAAAPQPASEGAVSPAAQRVLAERGVDAGQVTGTGPKGVVTKEDAVGYQSPAPKANGPAAAPPTSPPPAAKPTAPGSRETRQPMSMIRKRIAERLLESQNTTATLTTFNEADMTAIQDLRAKYNEKFEKKHGVKLGFMSVFVRAAVEALKAFPSANARIDGGDIVTQHFYDIGVAVSTEKGLVVPILRGADQLNFAAIEKAIGDLAKRARDGKIGVPDMTGGTFTITNGGVFGSLLSTPILNPPQTAILGMHTIQKRAVVVNDQIVIRPMMYLALSYDHRLIDGREAVQFLVRVKECVENPERMLLEI from the coding sequence ATGGCCGTCGAGTTAATCAAGGTGCCGTCGCCCGGGGAGTCCGTGACCGAGGGGCGGATTGCCAAGTGGTATAAGCCGGACGGATCGGCCGTCAAAGTCGACGAACCGCTCTTCGAGCTAGAGTCCGACAAGGCCGCGCAGACCGTGACCGCGCAAGTGGCCGGCGTTCTCAAGATCAAGGTGCCTGAAGGCGACACGGTGCCGATCGGGGCCGTCGTCGGCGAGATCGACTCCGCCGGCACGCCCGCCGCGTCGGCCGCGCCCGCCCAGGCTACCCCCAAGCCGACGGCCGCCGCTCCGCAGCCCGCAAGTGAAGGCGCCGTGTCGCCCGCCGCCCAGCGGGTGCTGGCCGAGCGGGGCGTCGACGCCGGCCAGGTGACCGGCACCGGACCGAAGGGCGTCGTCACCAAGGAAGACGCGGTCGGCTACCAGTCGCCCGCGCCGAAGGCCAATGGCCCCGCCGCCGCGCCGCCCACTTCCCCGCCCCCGGCAGCCAAGCCCACCGCCCCCGGTAGTCGGGAGACGCGGCAGCCGATGTCGATGATCCGCAAGCGGATCGCCGAGCGGTTGCTCGAATCCCAAAACACGACGGCCACGTTGACGACGTTCAACGAAGCCGACATGACGGCGATCCAGGATCTCCGCGCGAAGTACAACGAGAAGTTTGAGAAGAAGCATGGTGTCAAACTCGGCTTCATGTCCGTCTTCGTGCGGGCGGCAGTCGAGGCGCTGAAGGCGTTCCCCTCGGCGAACGCCCGGATCGATGGCGGCGACATCGTGACCCAGCACTTTTACGACATCGGCGTCGCGGTCAGCACCGAGAAGGGGCTGGTCGTGCCGATCCTGCGGGGGGCCGACCAACTCAACTTCGCGGCGATCGAGAAGGCCATCGGCGACCTCGCGAAGCGGGCCCGCGACGGCAAGATCGGCGTCCCGGACATGACCGGCGGGACGTTCACGATCACGAACGGCGGCGTGTTCGGGTCGCTGCTCAGCACCCCGATCCTGAACCCCCCGCAGACGGCCATCCTGGGCATGCACACGATCCAGAAGCGAGCGGTCGTGGTCAACGACCAGATCGTCATCCGCCCGATGATGTACCTCGCCTTGAGCTACGACCATCGCCTGATCGACGGCCGCGAGGCCGTGCAGTTCCTCGTGCGGGTCAAGGAGTGCGTGGAAAACCCCGAACGGATGCTGTTGGAAATCTAA
- the lpdA gene encoding dihydrolipoyl dehydrogenase: MADRFDLVVIGAGPGGYTAAIRAAQLGKKVACIEKRAGKALGGTCLNVGCIPSKALLDSSEMYDVTSHKLARHGIKVTGVGLDLGTMLKRKDDVVKALVGGVAGLFKKYKVTPYYGAGWLKGKGQVEVVAENGDTTLLETDQILLATGSESVELPFLKFDGKGIVSSTEALNFSEVPKHLIVVGGGYIGLEMGSVWKRLGAKVTVVEFLPRILPICDGEIAANVQKLLTKQGFEFHLETKVTGAKYGKDGKTVTVTAQGKDGKELTFEGDKVLVAVGRRPFTAGLGLDEAGVVYDKKTGKIKTDDHFHTNVPGISAIGDLIDGPMLAHKASEEGVVFAEQLVGMKPHVSYDKIPSVIYIWPEVASVGLMEEQIKESGRQYKVGKFPFIASGRARAMDETDGFVKVLTDAKTDRLLGVHILGPRASELIAECVAVMEYHGSAEDIARCAHSHPTLSEAVGEAARMAYAGTPINF; encoded by the coding sequence ATGGCCGATCGTTTCGATCTCGTTGTCATCGGCGCCGGGCCGGGCGGGTACACGGCCGCGATTCGCGCGGCCCAACTCGGTAAGAAGGTCGCCTGTATCGAGAAGCGGGCCGGGAAAGCGCTGGGTGGTACGTGTCTGAATGTCGGCTGCATCCCGAGCAAGGCGCTGCTCGATTCCAGCGAAATGTACGACGTCACCTCGCACAAGCTGGCGCGGCACGGGATCAAGGTCACGGGCGTCGGCCTCGACCTGGGCACGATGCTCAAGCGTAAGGACGACGTGGTCAAGGCGCTGGTCGGCGGCGTCGCCGGGCTGTTCAAGAAATACAAGGTCACGCCGTATTACGGGGCCGGGTGGCTGAAAGGGAAAGGGCAGGTCGAGGTCGTGGCCGAGAACGGCGACACCACGCTGCTCGAAACCGACCAGATCTTGCTCGCCACCGGCAGCGAGAGCGTGGAACTGCCGTTCCTCAAGTTCGACGGCAAGGGCATCGTCAGCTCGACCGAGGCGTTGAATTTCAGCGAAGTCCCGAAGCACCTGATCGTCGTCGGCGGCGGGTACATCGGGTTGGAGATGGGGTCTGTCTGGAAGCGGCTCGGGGCGAAGGTCACGGTGGTGGAGTTCCTGCCCCGCATCCTGCCCATCTGCGACGGCGAAATCGCGGCCAACGTGCAAAAGCTACTGACCAAGCAGGGCTTCGAGTTCCACCTGGAAACGAAAGTCACCGGGGCCAAGTACGGCAAGGACGGCAAGACCGTGACCGTCACCGCCCAGGGCAAGGACGGGAAGGAGCTGACGTTTGAGGGAGACAAGGTGCTCGTCGCCGTCGGCCGCCGGCCGTTCACGGCCGGCCTGGGCCTGGACGAAGCCGGCGTCGTTTACGACAAGAAGACCGGCAAAATCAAGACGGACGACCACTTCCACACGAACGTGCCCGGAATCTCGGCCATCGGCGACCTCATCGACGGCCCGATGCTCGCGCACAAGGCGAGCGAAGAGGGTGTCGTCTTCGCCGAGCAACTGGTCGGGATGAAGCCGCACGTCAGCTACGACAAGATCCCAAGCGTGATCTACATCTGGCCCGAAGTGGCCAGCGTCGGCTTAATGGAAGAACAGATCAAGGAGAGCGGTCGGCAGTACAAGGTTGGCAAGTTCCCGTTCATCGCCAGCGGCCGCGCCCGGGCGATGGACGAGACCGACGGCTTTGTGAAGGTACTCACCGACGCCAAGACGGACCGGCTCCTGGGCGTTCACATCCTCGGCCCGCGGGCGTCCGAGTTGATCGCCGAGTGCGTGGCGGTGATGGAGTACCACGGCAGCGCCGAGGACATCGCCCGCTGCGCGCACTCCCACCCGACGCTCAGCGAAGCCGTCGGCGAGGCCGCCCGGATGGCCTATGCGGGAACGCCGATCAACTTCTGA
- a CDS encoding carboxypeptidase M32 has product MPTADDAYAELVTRAKDVALVQSCSAVLGWDQQTYMPKAGAALRGDQLALLAAIGHEKATDPRIGELLAVVETSPLVADPESVPAANARELRHAYDRATKIPKRLVEELARVTTLAQQAWVSARAKNNFPEFRPHLEQVLAFKREEAQAVGYKGHPYDALLDEYEPGATAEEIRQVFTDLSRDLVPLIRAAADSGKKPRAGVLDRELSVDRQRWFAESAAAAIGFDFGAGRLDTTAHPFCSAFGPGDCRLTTRYNPRFFNEAFFGVLHETGHGMYEQGLPADHFGTPVGAYCSLGIHESQSRLWENQVGRGRPFWQHFFPRLNQAFPGTFDGVTPDEFYFAINEVKPSYIRVESDEATYNLHIILRFELELDLVAGNLVPADLPGAWNERFTKLLGMTPRTDAEGCLQDIHWSFGGIGYFPTYTLGNLYAAQFMDAARRELGETALEESFRAGDFSPLKDWLRRNVHQQGRRFRAGELCRRATHSPLSPNPFTRYLREKLSAIYTVC; this is encoded by the coding sequence ATGCCGACCGCCGATGACGCTTACGCCGAACTCGTCACCCGCGCCAAAGACGTAGCCCTCGTGCAATCCTGCTCGGCCGTCCTCGGGTGGGACCAGCAGACGTACATGCCGAAGGCCGGGGCCGCCCTCCGCGGCGACCAACTCGCCCTCCTGGCCGCCATCGGGCACGAAAAGGCGACCGACCCGCGGATCGGCGAACTGCTCGCCGTGGTCGAAACCTCGCCGCTCGTCGCCGATCCGGAATCGGTCCCGGCGGCGAACGCCCGCGAACTCCGCCACGCCTACGACCGCGCCACCAAGATCCCGAAGCGGCTGGTCGAGGAACTGGCGCGGGTCACGACGCTCGCCCAGCAGGCGTGGGTTTCGGCCCGCGCCAAGAACAACTTCCCGGAGTTCCGCCCGCACCTGGAGCAGGTTCTCGCGTTCAAGCGCGAAGAAGCCCAGGCCGTCGGCTACAAGGGCCACCCCTACGACGCCTTGCTCGACGAGTACGAGCCGGGCGCGACGGCGGAAGAAATTCGTCAGGTGTTCACGGACCTGTCGCGGGACCTCGTGCCGCTCATCCGCGCGGCCGCCGATTCGGGCAAGAAGCCGCGGGCGGGGGTACTCGACCGCGAACTCTCGGTCGACCGGCAGCGGTGGTTCGCCGAGTCCGCGGCGGCGGCCATCGGCTTCGACTTCGGCGCGGGCCGACTCGACACCACCGCCCACCCGTTCTGTTCCGCCTTCGGCCCGGGCGACTGCCGCCTCACCACGCGATACAACCCTCGATTTTTCAACGAGGCGTTCTTCGGCGTCCTCCACGAGACCGGGCACGGGATGTACGAGCAGGGGCTCCCGGCCGACCACTTCGGTACTCCTGTCGGGGCGTATTGCTCGCTCGGCATCCACGAATCGCAGTCACGCCTTTGGGAAAATCAGGTCGGGCGGGGGCGGCCGTTCTGGCAGCATTTCTTTCCCCGTCTCAATCAGGCATTTCCGGGTACGTTCGACGGAGTGACGCCGGACGAGTTTTACTTTGCCATCAACGAGGTGAAGCCGTCGTACATTCGCGTCGAATCCGACGAGGCGACCTACAACCTGCACATCATTCTTCGGTTTGAGCTGGAACTGGACCTCGTGGCAGGGAACCTCGTACCCGCGGACCTACCGGGTGCCTGGAACGAGCGGTTTACGAAACTGCTGGGCATGACGCCGCGGACGGACGCGGAGGGCTGCCTACAGGACATCCACTGGAGTTTTGGCGGGATCGGATATTTCCCAACCTACACGCTGGGCAACCTCTACGCCGCCCAGTTCATGGACGCGGCGCGGCGCGAACTCGGCGAAACGGCTCTGGAGGAGTCCTTCCGGGCCGGGGATTTCTCGCCTTTGAAGGACTGGCTCCGCCGCAACGTCCACCAGCAGGGCCGGCGATTCCGTGCGGGGGAATTGTGCCGGCGCGCGACGCACTCTCCTCTCTCGCCTAACCCGTTTACCCGTTACCTTCGGGAAAAACTCTCGGCAATATATACCGTGTGCTAG
- a CDS encoding DUF1501 domain-containing protein produces the protein MHPLSPTGRQLLDRRHFLAHAGTGLSGIALAALLADQRAAGAEKAETWAPAIRPDAPLAPRPPHFPAKAKRVLLIFCSGAVSHVDSFEYKPELVKWSGQPLPGGDKLVTFQGANGNLVAPLWKFKPRGESGKMVSDLFPQLAELADEMCFVHSMTAKSNTHGPAESQMSTGFTLDGFPSAGAWVTYALGSENADLPAFVAIPDPRGVPQIGPANWNSAFLPAAFQGTPLTADKPIAHLNRPAGVGPDADRATRDLVKFLNDKHLEHHPGDTDLAARVAGYEMAARMQLKAPEVADLSRETAETHALYGTGDPNKTKAGFARNCLLARRLLARGVRFVQLFNGSYAMGEGVGNWDGHKALKTQYDVHAPIFDQPCAALLKDLKRTGLLADTLVVWVTEFGRMPTFQKGASGRDHNPSGFTVWLAGAGVKRAFSHGATDEFGYKAVRDVATIYDLHATILHLCGLDHEKLTFYHNGIHRRLTDVHGRVLEKILI, from the coding sequence ATGCACCCGCTTTCTCCCACCGGTCGGCAATTACTCGACCGCCGCCACTTCCTAGCCCACGCCGGCACCGGGTTGTCCGGTATCGCGCTCGCGGCGCTGCTCGCCGACCAACGTGCGGCCGGGGCCGAGAAGGCCGAGACGTGGGCGCCGGCCATCCGTCCGGACGCGCCGCTCGCCCCGCGCCCGCCGCACTTCCCGGCGAAGGCCAAGCGCGTCCTGCTCATCTTCTGCTCCGGCGCCGTCAGCCACGTCGACTCGTTCGAGTACAAACCCGAGCTAGTGAAATGGTCCGGCCAACCGCTGCCCGGCGGCGACAAACTCGTGACCTTCCAGGGGGCGAACGGCAACCTCGTCGCGCCGCTCTGGAAGTTCAAGCCGCGGGGCGAGTCGGGCAAAATGGTCTCCGATCTGTTCCCGCAGCTGGCCGAACTCGCGGACGAGATGTGCTTCGTCCACTCGATGACGGCCAAGAGCAACACGCACGGCCCGGCCGAGAGCCAGATGAGTACCGGGTTCACCCTGGACGGCTTCCCCAGCGCCGGGGCGTGGGTGACGTATGCGCTGGGCAGCGAGAACGCGGACCTGCCGGCGTTCGTCGCCATCCCGGACCCCCGCGGCGTCCCCCAAATCGGCCCGGCGAACTGGAACAGCGCCTTCCTGCCCGCCGCCTTCCAGGGTACGCCACTCACCGCCGACAAGCCCATCGCCCACCTGAACCGCCCCGCGGGCGTCGGGCCGGACGCGGACCGGGCGACGCGGGATCTGGTGAAGTTCCTGAACGACAAGCACCTGGAACACCACCCCGGCGACACCGACCTGGCCGCCCGCGTCGCCGGGTACGAGATGGCCGCCCGGATGCAGCTCAAGGCCCCCGAAGTCGCCGACTTGTCGCGGGAGACAGCCGAAACGCACGCGCTGTACGGGACCGGCGACCCGAACAAGACCAAGGCCGGGTTCGCCCGCAACTGCCTGCTCGCACGCCGGTTGCTGGCCCGGGGCGTGCGGTTCGTTCAACTGTTCAACGGAAGCTACGCGATGGGTGAGGGCGTCGGCAACTGGGACGGGCACAAGGCGCTGAAAACGCAATACGACGTCCACGCCCCGATCTTCGATCAGCCGTGCGCCGCGCTGCTCAAAGACCTGAAGCGGACCGGGCTGCTGGCCGACACGCTCGTCGTTTGGGTGACAGAGTTCGGCCGCATGCCGACGTTCCAAAAGGGGGCGAGCGGGCGGGACCACAACCCGAGCGGGTTCACGGTCTGGCTCGCGGGGGCCGGCGTCAAGCGGGCGTTCAGCCACGGGGCGACCGACGAGTTCGGGTACAAAGCCGTCCGCGACGTGGCGACCATCTACGACCTCCACGCCACCATCTTGCACCTGTGCGGCCTGGACCACGAGAAGTTGACGTTTTACCACAACGGCATCCACCGCCGCCTGACCGACGTCCACGGCCGCGTACTCGAAAAGATCCTCATCTGA
- a CDS encoding 2-oxoglutarate dehydrogenase E1 component — MAAPSIADSYNRDLIEDAYEKWQRSPDSVEPSWQAFFAGVEFAGNGIAQKFASGEPSVTGDLRLQTGVTRLVMWYRQAGHLQAHIDPLQPDPPAPHPHLRLENFGLSDADLDKTVDGSMYFGINGPVRLGDLFDALRETYCRNIGVEYVHIDDLDKRKWLARKMEPTRNRPTPDLRQKLRILMTLHWAAYFENYLHTKFVGQKRFSLEGAETLLPMLDAIVEKGPSSGVQEIVIGMAHRGRLNVLVNTLHKPFAQIFNEFEDLYLPETTKDGDGDVKYHMGFSEDVRTTDGGSVHLSISPNPSHLEIINPVVEGRVRAKQRIHGDVERTRGVPLLIHGDAAFAGQGVVAETLNLANLTGYRTGGTLHIVINNQIGFTTPPRDSRSTQYCTDLAKFIQAPIFHVNGDDPEAAVYVAQLALEFRQQFKSDVVIDMVCYRKYGHNEGDEPSFTNPVMYRQIKAKSPVPVVYTQKLIADGAIKPEEADAIDAEFRRQLDDALKGVKSGPPKPKKMAGFTGSWGGLTKEYTHTPVDTHISAAVADRIADQLTVVPEGFHWHPTVKKLAEKRRDDIRERKPLDWGTGEVLAFGSLVLDGHLVRLSGQDSRRGTFSHRHSYYFDSEDGKGYCPLDRLDPGQAPFDVFDSSLSEAAVLGFEYGYSLDDPNALVMWEAQFGDFANGAQVVIDQFITSGESKWNRASGLVMLLPHGYEGQGPEHSSARLERFLQSCAEDNMQVCNFTTPAQLFHALRRQVKRTFRKPLIVVTPKSLLRHPLAVSPVSEFTEGRFNEVLDDTVPADGVRRVVLCSGKVYYDLLAKRTELKRNDVALVRLEQFYPWPEEQLKAVLGRYRRATEWVWAQEESHNMGGWFFVEPRLRAAGVNVQFVGRDPSASPAAGSHHVHKHEQEELVTAALSKPAPYFVAAAQKKA, encoded by the coding sequence ATGGCCGCGCCTTCAATCGCCGACTCGTACAACCGCGACCTGATCGAAGACGCCTACGAGAAATGGCAACGCAGCCCGGACTCGGTCGAGCCGTCCTGGCAGGCGTTCTTCGCCGGAGTCGAGTTCGCCGGGAACGGGATCGCTCAGAAGTTCGCGTCCGGCGAGCCGTCCGTCACCGGCGACCTCCGACTTCAGACCGGCGTCACCCGGTTGGTCATGTGGTACCGGCAGGCCGGCCACCTCCAGGCTCACATCGACCCCCTCCAGCCCGACCCACCCGCCCCGCACCCGCACCTCCGCCTCGAAAACTTCGGCCTCTCCGACGCCGACCTGGATAAGACCGTCGACGGCTCCATGTACTTCGGCATCAACGGCCCGGTCCGCCTCGGCGACTTGTTCGACGCCCTGAGGGAGACGTACTGCCGGAACATCGGCGTCGAGTACGTCCACATCGACGACTTAGACAAGCGGAAGTGGCTCGCGCGGAAGATGGAGCCGACCCGGAACCGGCCGACCCCCGACCTGCGGCAAAAGCTCCGCATCCTGATGACCCTCCACTGGGCCGCCTACTTCGAGAACTACCTGCACACGAAGTTCGTCGGCCAGAAGCGGTTCTCGCTCGAAGGCGCTGAAACGCTGCTCCCGATGCTCGACGCGATCGTGGAAAAGGGGCCGAGTTCCGGGGTTCAGGAAATCGTGATCGGCATGGCCCACCGGGGCCGGCTGAACGTCCTGGTGAACACCCTGCACAAGCCGTTCGCGCAAATCTTCAACGAGTTCGAAGACCTCTACCTGCCCGAGACGACCAAGGACGGCGACGGCGACGTGAAGTACCACATGGGCTTCTCGGAAGACGTCCGCACGACGGACGGCGGGTCGGTCCACCTGTCGATCAGCCCGAACCCGAGCCACCTGGAAATCATTAACCCGGTCGTCGAGGGCCGGGTCCGGGCCAAGCAGCGGATTCACGGCGACGTCGAGCGGACCCGCGGCGTCCCGCTGCTCATCCACGGCGACGCCGCGTTCGCGGGCCAGGGGGTCGTGGCCGAAACGCTGAACCTCGCGAACCTGACCGGCTACCGCACCGGCGGCACCCTCCACATTGTCATCAACAACCAGATCGGTTTCACCACGCCGCCACGGGACTCCCGGTCGACCCAGTACTGCACCGACCTGGCGAAGTTCATCCAGGCCCCGATCTTCCACGTCAACGGGGACGACCCGGAAGCCGCCGTGTACGTCGCCCAACTGGCGCTGGAGTTCCGCCAGCAGTTCAAGTCGGACGTCGTCATCGACATGGTCTGTTACCGGAAATACGGGCACAACGAAGGGGACGAGCCCTCGTTCACCAACCCGGTCATGTACCGGCAGATCAAGGCCAAGAGCCCCGTTCCGGTGGTGTACACCCAGAAGCTCATCGCCGACGGGGCGATCAAGCCGGAAGAGGCGGACGCGATCGACGCCGAGTTCCGCAGGCAACTCGACGACGCCCTCAAGGGCGTCAAAAGCGGCCCGCCGAAGCCGAAGAAGATGGCCGGGTTCACCGGCTCCTGGGGCGGCCTGACCAAGGAATACACTCACACCCCGGTCGACACGCACATCTCGGCCGCCGTCGCCGACCGGATCGCCGACCAACTCACGGTCGTCCCGGAAGGGTTCCACTGGCACCCGACGGTCAAGAAACTGGCCGAGAAGCGGCGGGACGACATCCGCGAGCGGAAGCCGCTCGATTGGGGGACCGGCGAGGTGTTGGCGTTCGGGTCGCTCGTTCTGGACGGCCACCTCGTCCGGCTCAGCGGTCAGGACTCCCGCCGCGGTACGTTTAGCCACCGGCACTCGTACTACTTCGACAGCGAGGACGGCAAAGGTTACTGCCCGCTCGACCGGCTCGACCCGGGCCAGGCCCCGTTCGACGTCTTTGACAGCTCGCTCAGTGAGGCGGCGGTCCTCGGGTTCGAGTACGGCTACTCGCTGGACGACCCGAACGCCCTCGTGATGTGGGAAGCCCAGTTCGGCGACTTCGCGAACGGCGCCCAGGTGGTCATCGATCAGTTCATCACGTCCGGCGAGTCGAAGTGGAACCGGGCGAGCGGGCTGGTCATGCTGCTGCCGCACGGGTACGAGGGTCAGGGGCCGGAGCACTCGTCCGCCCGGCTCGAACGGTTCCTTCAGTCCTGCGCCGAAGACAACATGCAGGTCTGCAACTTCACCACCCCGGCCCAGCTGTTCCACGCCCTCCGCCGGCAGGTGAAGCGGACGTTCCGCAAGCCCCTCATCGTGGTCACGCCCAAGAGCCTGTTGCGGCACCCGCTGGCGGTGTCCCCGGTGAGCGAGTTCACCGAGGGGCGGTTCAACGAGGTGCTGGACGACACGGTCCCGGCCGACGGCGTCCGCCGTGTGGTGCTGTGCAGTGGCAAGGTGTATTACGACCTGCTGGCGAAGCGGACCGAACTCAAACGGAACGACGTGGCGCTCGTCCGCCTGGAACAGTTCTACCCGTGGCCGGAAGAGCAGCTCAAGGCGGTCCTCGGGCGATACCGCCGGGCGACCGAGTGGGTGTGGGCGCAGGAAGAGTCGCACAACATGGGCGGGTGGTTCTTCGTGGAACCCCGCTTGCGGGCGGCCGGTGTCAACGTACAGTTCGTCGGCCGCGACCCGAGCGCGAGCCCGGCCGCTGGCTCCCACCACGTCCACAAGCACGAGCAGGAAGAACTCGTGACTGCCGCCCTCTCGAAACCCGCGCCCTACTTCGTGGCTGCCGCCCAGAAGAAAGCGTGA